In a genomic window of Siniperca chuatsi isolate FFG_IHB_CAS linkage group LG1, ASM2008510v1, whole genome shotgun sequence:
- the ppip5k1a gene encoding inositol hexakisphosphate and diphosphoinositol-pentakisphosphate kinase 2 isoform X16 codes for MSEPNSPGESRRGAPRFFVGCEDDESEVLEDSMRTDMELYEDDEDTDSPPEQQIVVGICCMMKKSKSKPMTQILERLCRFEYITVVIFPEDVILNEPVDKWPLCDCLISFHSKGFPLDKAVSYAKLRNPLLINDLNMQYYIQDRREVYRILQEEGIDLPRYAVLNRDPDKPDECNLVEGEDHVEVNGEIFQKPFVEKPVCAEDHNVYIYYPTSAGGGSQRLFRKIGSRSSVYSPESNVRKTGSYIYEEFMPTDGTDVKVYTVGPDYAHAEARKSPALDGKVERDSEGKEVRYPVMLSAMEKLVARKVCLAFKQTVCGFDLLRANGHSYVCDVNGFSFVKNSMKYYDDCAKILGNIVMRELAPQFQIPWSIPTEAEDIPIVPTTSGTMMELRCVIAVIRHGDRTPKQKMKMEVRNPMFFDLFEKYGGYKTGKLKLKKPKQLQEVLDITRQLLAELGQHNDCEIEEKKSKLEQLKTVLEMYGHFSGINRKVQLTYLPHGQPKTSSEEEDTRKEGPSLLLVLKWGGELTPAGRVQAEELGRAFRCMYPGGQGDYAGFPGCGLLRLHSTYRHDLKIYASDEGRVQMTAAAFAKGLLALEGELTPILVQMVKSANMNGLLDNDSDSLSSCQHRVKARLHEILQKDRDFTDEDFDRLAPTCSASLVNSMKIVQNPVATCDRVYSLIQSLTSQIRKRMEDPKSADLQLYHSETLELMLQRWSKLERDFRMKNGRYDISKIPDIYDCVKYDVIHNATLGLEDTLELFRLSRALADIVIPQEYGINKVEKLDIAYAYCLPLVRKIQLDLQRTHEDESVNKLHPLYSRGVMSPGRHVRTRLYFTSESHVHSLLSIFRYGGLLDEEKDQQWKRAMDYLSAVSELNYMTQIVIMLYEDNNKDLSSEERFHVELHFSPGVKGVEEEENAPTGFGFRPASAEVARQNGQKQPDPGSLEDLSRDETDRAVPLSEPITIQRKSPLIRNHKTGSMEVLSETSSSKVGSYRLFSLCSRQSPEMKQSGLGFEGCSMVPSIYPLETLHNSLSLKQVNEFLAGVCESAGDPHTRTTRALSAMFDTHNQPSVDAYIPQRVSSSISLRSRSDRPPWYSSGPSSTVSSAGPSSPTTADTSPRFSFSDKISLTPQSSEETHSSQNISTQPVAAVGLQVLDPTCLAISIPSEVPLTPNNSPEDDAEHCAVTGHQPDDPECTQEGPEVDSAAVDASSGDLGPGPPCSALADLTLGRMESYCLPGSLPVLLELRESSSEAGSSSLTPQSPEGPDEFFDTQESMELWMDSPESLPRPETPLEVGATRTAEP; via the exons ATGTCAGAGCCCAACAGCCCGGGCGAGAGCCGGCGTGGCGCTCCCAGATTCTTCGTGGGCTGCGAGGACGATGAGAGCGAGGTCCTGGAGGACAGCATGAGGACAGACATGGAGCTATATGAGGACGACGAAGACACAGACTCG CCCCCGGAGCAACAGATCGTGGTGGGGATCTGCTGCATGATGAAGAAGTCCAAGTCTAAGCCAATGACCCAGATCCTGGAGAGGCTGTGCAGGTTTGAGTACATCACTGTGGTCATCTTCCCAGAGGACGTCATCCTCAACGAGCCCGTGGACAAATGGCCTCTCTGTGACTGCCTCATCTCCTTCCACTCCAAgg GATTCCCGCTGGATAAGGCAGTGAGCTATGCCAAACTGAGAAACCCTCTGCTCATCAATGACCTGAACATGCAGTACTACATACAGGACAG GAGAGAGGTGTATCGCATCCTGCAGGAGGAAGGGATTGATCTACCACGCTATGCTGTGCTGAACCGTGACCCAGATAAACCAGATG agtgtaACCTGGTGGAAGGAGAGGACCATGTGGAGGTGAATGGAGAAATATTCCAGAAGCCTTTTGTTGAGAAGCCTGTCTGCGCTGAGGACCACAACGTCTACATCTACTACCCCACCTCTGCTGGTGGTGGCAGCCAGCGACTCTTCAGAAAG ATCGGGAGCCGGAGCAGTGTGTACTCACCAGAGAGCAATGTGAGGAAGACAGGCTCTTACATCTATGAGGAGTTCATGCCAACAGACGGCACAGATGTTAAG GTGTACACTGTGGGGCCGGACTATGCTCATGCTGAGGCTCGGAAGTCCCCTGCGCTGGACGGgaaggtggagagagacagcgagGGGAAGGAGGTCCGCTACCCCGTCATGCTCTCAGCCATGGAGAAACTGGTGGCCCGTAAGGTCTGCCTAGCATTCAAG CAAACTGTGTGTGGCTTCGATCTTCTCCGAGCCAATGGACACTCCTATGTGTGTGATGTCAATGGTTTCAGCTTCGTGAAGAACTCAATGAAGTACTACGACGACTGTGCCAAGATCCTTGG GAACATCGTGATGCGTGAGCTGGCTCCTCAGTTTCAGATTCCTTGGTCCATCCCTACTGAGGCAGAGGACATCCCCATTGTCCCCACTACGTCAGGGACCAT GATGGAGCTACGCTGTGTCATCGCTGTCATCCGACATGGAGACAGAACGCCCAAACAGAAGATGAAGATGGAAGTTCGCAACCCCAT GTTCTTTGATCTGTTTGAAAAATATGGAGGGTACAAAACAGGGAAATTAAAGCTGAAGAAGCCAAAACAACTGCAG GAGGTGCTGGACATCACACGGCAGTTGTTAGCAGAACTAGGGCAACACAATGACTGCGAGATAGAAGAGAAGAAGTCCAAACTGGAGCAGCTGAAGACGGTTCTGGAAAT GTATGGCCACTTCTCGGGGATCAACAGAAAAGTGCAACTAACTTACTTGCCCCATGGGCAGCCCAAAACCTCAAGTGAGGAAGAAG ACACACGTAAGGAAGGTCCGtctctgctgctggtgctgaaGTGGGGAGGAGAGCTGACTCCTGCTGGCAGAGTACAGGCTGAGGAGCTGGGAAGGGCCTTCCGCTGTATGTACCCCGGAGGACAAG GAGACTATGCTGGATTTCCAGGCTGTGGGTTACTGCGGCTACACAGCACCTACAGACACGACCTGAAGATATATGCGTCTGATGAAGGCAGGGTGCAGATGACGGCCGCAGCCTTCGCAAAG ggtttgctggctctggagGGTGAGCTGACACCCATCCTGGTGCAGATGGTGAAGAGCGCCAACATGAACGGGCTGCTGGACAACGACAGCGACTCCCTGAGCAGCTGCCAGCACCGCGTCAAGGCTCGACTCCATGAGATTCTGCAGAAGGACAGAGACTTCACCGACGAAGACTTTGACAGG ctGGCCCCGACCTGTAGTGCCTCTTTGGTGAATTCAATGAAGATAGTCCAGAACCCAGTGGCCACATGTGACCGGGTCTACTCCCTCATTCAGAGCCTCACCTCCCAGATCCGGAAAAGGATGGAGGACCCCAAGTCAGCTG ACCTGCAGCTGTACCACAGTGAGACACTGGAGCTAATGCTGCAGCGCTGGTCAAAACTTGAGAGGGACTTCCGCATGAAGAACGGCCGCTACGACATCAGTAAAATACCTGACATTTACGACTGCGTGAAGTACGATGTCATCCACAATGCTACACTGGGCCTTGAGGACACACTGGAGCTGTTCAGACTCTCTCGAGCTTTGGCTGACATCGTCATCCCgcag GAATATGGCATAAATAAAGTGGAGAAATTGGACATAGCATACGCCTACTGCCTTCCACTGGTCAGAAAGATCCAGCTTGACCTGCAGAGGACCCACGAGGACGAGTCTGTCAACAAACTGCACCCTCT GTACTCTCGCGGAGTGATGTCTCCTGGGCGCCATGTCAGGACACGTTTATATTTCACCAGTGAGAGTCATGTCCACTCCCTGCTCAGCATTTTCCGCTATGGAGGCCTGCTTGAT GAGGAGAAGGACCAGCAGTGGAAGCGTGCCATGGATTACCTCAGTGCTGTCTCTGAACTCAACTACATGACTCAGATTGTCATCATGTTGTATGAGGACAACAATAAg GACCTCTCCTCAGAGGAACGCTTCCACGTAGAGCTTCACTTCAGCCCTGGTGTCAAAGgtgttgaggaggaggagaacgcACCAACCGGCTTTGGCTTCAGGCCTGCTTCTGCAGAGGTAGCACGGCAG AACGGGCAGAAACAGCCCGACCCCGGCAGCCTGGAGGACCTCTCACGAGATGAGACCGACCGCGCCGTGCCGCTGTCTGAGCCAATCACTATTCAGAGGAAGTCCCCACTCATACGCAATCATAAGACTGGATCCATGGAG GTTCTGTCAGAGACATCATCCTCCAAAGTAGGCAGTTATCGGCTCTTCTCGCTCTGCTCACGTCAGTCCCCTGAGATGAAACAAAGTGGATTGG GCTTCGAAGGCTGCTCCATGGTGCCCTCCATCTATCCTCTGGAAACGCTTCACAACTCACTGTCGCTAAAACAGGTCAACGAGTTCCTCGCCGGTGTGTGCGAAAGCGCAGGGGATCCACACACGAGGACTACCAGAG CTCTATCAGCCATGTTTGACACACACAACCAGCCGTCAGTGGACGCGTACATCCCTCAGAGagtctcttcctccatctctctcagaTCTCGTTCTGACAGACCTCCTTGGT ACAGCAGCGGTCCATCCAGCACAGTATCCAGCGCTGGACCATCCTCTCCCACTACAGCTGACACTTCCCCACGCTTCAGCTTCAGTGATAAGATCTCCCTCACCCCTCAGAGCAGCGAGGAAACTCACTCCTCCCAAAACATTTCCACTCAGCCAGTGGCTGCCGTCGGGTTACAAGTCCTTGACCCAACTTGCCTTGCTATTTCAATCCCCTCTGAAGTCCCTCTGACTCCAAATAACTCACCAGAGGATGATGCTGAGCACTGCGCTGTTACTGGTCACCAGCCTGATGATCCTGAATGCacacaggaagggccagaggtGGATTCTGCAGCCGTGGATGCCTCCAGCGGTGATCTGGGCCCGGGACCGCCCTGCTCTGCGTTAGCTGATCTCACACTGGGTCGGATGGAGAGTTACTGCCTCCCAGGCTCTCTGCCTGTGCTGTTGGAGCtcagagagagcagcagtgagGCGGGCTCCAGCTCCCTGACACCCCAGTCTCCAGAGGGGCCTGACGAGTTCTTTGACACTCAGGAGTCGATGGAATTGTGGATGGACAGTCCAGAAAGCCTCCCCCGTCCTGAGACTCCTCTAGAGGTCGGAGCCACTCGCACAGCAGAGCCGTAG
- the ppip5k1a gene encoding inositol hexakisphosphate and diphosphoinositol-pentakisphosphate kinase 2 isoform X9, translating to MSEPNSPGESRRGAPRFFVGCEDDESEVLEDSMRTDMELYEDDEDTDSPPEQQIVVGICCMMKKSKSKPMTQILERLCRFEYITVVIFPEDVILNEPVDKWPLCDCLISFHSKGFPLDKAVSYAKLRNPLLINDLNMQYYIQDRREVYRILQEEGIDLPRYAVLNRDPDKPDECNLVEGEDHVEVNGEIFQKPFVEKPVCAEDHNVYIYYPTSAGGGSQRLFRKIGSRSSVYSPESNVRKTGSYIYEEFMPTDGTDVKVYTVGPDYAHAEARKSPALDGKVERDSEGKEVRYPVMLSAMEKLVARKVCLAFKQTVCGFDLLRANGHSYVCDVNGFSFVKNSMKYYDDCAKILGNIVMRELAPQFQIPWSIPTEAEDIPIVPTTSGTMMELRCVIAVIRHGDRTPKQKMKMEVRNPMFFDLFEKYGGYKTGKLKLKKPKQLQEVLDITRQLLAELGQHNDCEIEEKKSKLEQLKTVLEMYGHFSGINRKVQLTYLPHGQPKTSSEEEDTRKEGPSLLLVLKWGGELTPAGRVQAEELGRAFRCMYPGGQGDYAGFPGCGLLRLHSTYRHDLKIYASDEGRVQMTAAAFAKGLLALEGELTPILVQMVKSANMNGLLDNDSDSLSSCQHRVKARLHEILQKDRDFTDEDFDRLAPTCSASLVNSMKIVQNPVATCDRVYSLIQSLTSQIRKRMEDPKSADLQLYHSETLELMLQRWSKLERDFRMKNGRYDISKIPDIYDCVKYDVIHNATLGLEDTLELFRLSRALADIVIPQEYGINKVEKLDIAYAYCLPLVRKIQLDLQRTHEDESVNKLHPLYSRGVMSPGRHVRTRLYFTSESHVHSLLSIFRYGGLLDEEKDQQWKRAMDYLSAVSELNYMTQIVIMLYEDNNKDLSSEERFHVELHFSPGVKGVEEEENAPTGFGFRPASAEVARQNGQKQPDPGSLEDLSRDETDRAVPLSEPITIQRKSPLIRNHKTGSMEVLSETSSSKVGSYRLFSLCSRQSPEMKQSGLGTQDDTSTTAVAPPLWCTATEPLEEHHVAQLLRRFSTDLSLGCHLSLDVALAHHLHQCSYHLRLFRNWLISGQDPIEYLHGFEGCSMVPSIYPLETLHNSLSLKQVNEFLAGVCESAGDPHTRTTRALSAMFDTHNQPSVDAYIPQRVSSSISLRSRSDRPPWYSSGPSSTVSSAGPSSPTTADTSPRFSFSDKISLTPQSSEETHSSQNISTQPVAAVGLQVLDPTCLAISIPSEVPLTPNNSPEDDAEHCAVTGHQPDDPECTQEGPEVDSAAVDASSGDLGPGPPCSALADLTLGRMESYCLPGSLPVLLELRESSSEAGSSSLTPQSPEGPDEFFDTQESMELWMDSPESLPRPETPLEVGATRTAEP from the exons ATGTCAGAGCCCAACAGCCCGGGCGAGAGCCGGCGTGGCGCTCCCAGATTCTTCGTGGGCTGCGAGGACGATGAGAGCGAGGTCCTGGAGGACAGCATGAGGACAGACATGGAGCTATATGAGGACGACGAAGACACAGACTCG CCCCCGGAGCAACAGATCGTGGTGGGGATCTGCTGCATGATGAAGAAGTCCAAGTCTAAGCCAATGACCCAGATCCTGGAGAGGCTGTGCAGGTTTGAGTACATCACTGTGGTCATCTTCCCAGAGGACGTCATCCTCAACGAGCCCGTGGACAAATGGCCTCTCTGTGACTGCCTCATCTCCTTCCACTCCAAgg GATTCCCGCTGGATAAGGCAGTGAGCTATGCCAAACTGAGAAACCCTCTGCTCATCAATGACCTGAACATGCAGTACTACATACAGGACAG GAGAGAGGTGTATCGCATCCTGCAGGAGGAAGGGATTGATCTACCACGCTATGCTGTGCTGAACCGTGACCCAGATAAACCAGATG agtgtaACCTGGTGGAAGGAGAGGACCATGTGGAGGTGAATGGAGAAATATTCCAGAAGCCTTTTGTTGAGAAGCCTGTCTGCGCTGAGGACCACAACGTCTACATCTACTACCCCACCTCTGCTGGTGGTGGCAGCCAGCGACTCTTCAGAAAG ATCGGGAGCCGGAGCAGTGTGTACTCACCAGAGAGCAATGTGAGGAAGACAGGCTCTTACATCTATGAGGAGTTCATGCCAACAGACGGCACAGATGTTAAG GTGTACACTGTGGGGCCGGACTATGCTCATGCTGAGGCTCGGAAGTCCCCTGCGCTGGACGGgaaggtggagagagacagcgagGGGAAGGAGGTCCGCTACCCCGTCATGCTCTCAGCCATGGAGAAACTGGTGGCCCGTAAGGTCTGCCTAGCATTCAAG CAAACTGTGTGTGGCTTCGATCTTCTCCGAGCCAATGGACACTCCTATGTGTGTGATGTCAATGGTTTCAGCTTCGTGAAGAACTCAATGAAGTACTACGACGACTGTGCCAAGATCCTTGG GAACATCGTGATGCGTGAGCTGGCTCCTCAGTTTCAGATTCCTTGGTCCATCCCTACTGAGGCAGAGGACATCCCCATTGTCCCCACTACGTCAGGGACCAT GATGGAGCTACGCTGTGTCATCGCTGTCATCCGACATGGAGACAGAACGCCCAAACAGAAGATGAAGATGGAAGTTCGCAACCCCAT GTTCTTTGATCTGTTTGAAAAATATGGAGGGTACAAAACAGGGAAATTAAAGCTGAAGAAGCCAAAACAACTGCAG GAGGTGCTGGACATCACACGGCAGTTGTTAGCAGAACTAGGGCAACACAATGACTGCGAGATAGAAGAGAAGAAGTCCAAACTGGAGCAGCTGAAGACGGTTCTGGAAAT GTATGGCCACTTCTCGGGGATCAACAGAAAAGTGCAACTAACTTACTTGCCCCATGGGCAGCCCAAAACCTCAAGTGAGGAAGAAG ACACACGTAAGGAAGGTCCGtctctgctgctggtgctgaaGTGGGGAGGAGAGCTGACTCCTGCTGGCAGAGTACAGGCTGAGGAGCTGGGAAGGGCCTTCCGCTGTATGTACCCCGGAGGACAAG GAGACTATGCTGGATTTCCAGGCTGTGGGTTACTGCGGCTACACAGCACCTACAGACACGACCTGAAGATATATGCGTCTGATGAAGGCAGGGTGCAGATGACGGCCGCAGCCTTCGCAAAG ggtttgctggctctggagGGTGAGCTGACACCCATCCTGGTGCAGATGGTGAAGAGCGCCAACATGAACGGGCTGCTGGACAACGACAGCGACTCCCTGAGCAGCTGCCAGCACCGCGTCAAGGCTCGACTCCATGAGATTCTGCAGAAGGACAGAGACTTCACCGACGAAGACTTTGACAGG ctGGCCCCGACCTGTAGTGCCTCTTTGGTGAATTCAATGAAGATAGTCCAGAACCCAGTGGCCACATGTGACCGGGTCTACTCCCTCATTCAGAGCCTCACCTCCCAGATCCGGAAAAGGATGGAGGACCCCAAGTCAGCTG ACCTGCAGCTGTACCACAGTGAGACACTGGAGCTAATGCTGCAGCGCTGGTCAAAACTTGAGAGGGACTTCCGCATGAAGAACGGCCGCTACGACATCAGTAAAATACCTGACATTTACGACTGCGTGAAGTACGATGTCATCCACAATGCTACACTGGGCCTTGAGGACACACTGGAGCTGTTCAGACTCTCTCGAGCTTTGGCTGACATCGTCATCCCgcag GAATATGGCATAAATAAAGTGGAGAAATTGGACATAGCATACGCCTACTGCCTTCCACTGGTCAGAAAGATCCAGCTTGACCTGCAGAGGACCCACGAGGACGAGTCTGTCAACAAACTGCACCCTCT GTACTCTCGCGGAGTGATGTCTCCTGGGCGCCATGTCAGGACACGTTTATATTTCACCAGTGAGAGTCATGTCCACTCCCTGCTCAGCATTTTCCGCTATGGAGGCCTGCTTGAT GAGGAGAAGGACCAGCAGTGGAAGCGTGCCATGGATTACCTCAGTGCTGTCTCTGAACTCAACTACATGACTCAGATTGTCATCATGTTGTATGAGGACAACAATAAg GACCTCTCCTCAGAGGAACGCTTCCACGTAGAGCTTCACTTCAGCCCTGGTGTCAAAGgtgttgaggaggaggagaacgcACCAACCGGCTTTGGCTTCAGGCCTGCTTCTGCAGAGGTAGCACGGCAG AACGGGCAGAAACAGCCCGACCCCGGCAGCCTGGAGGACCTCTCACGAGATGAGACCGACCGCGCCGTGCCGCTGTCTGAGCCAATCACTATTCAGAGGAAGTCCCCACTCATACGCAATCATAAGACTGGATCCATGGAG GTTCTGTCAGAGACATCATCCTCCAAAGTAGGCAGTTATCGGCTCTTCTCGCTCTGCTCACGTCAGTCCCCTGAGATGAAACAAAGTGGATTGG GAACACAAGATGACACATCCACCACAGCAGTGGCTCCACCTCTCTGGTGCACTGCGACAG agCCCTTGGAGGAGCATCATGTGGCCCAGTTGTTGAGGCGTTTCTCCACCGACCTCAGCCTGGGCTGCCACCTCTCTCTGGACGTGGCGCTggcccaccacctccaccagtGCTCCTACCACCTCCGCCTCTTCCGAAACTGGCTCATCTCCGGCCAAGACCCCATAGAGTACCTCCACG GCTTCGAAGGCTGCTCCATGGTGCCCTCCATCTATCCTCTGGAAACGCTTCACAACTCACTGTCGCTAAAACAGGTCAACGAGTTCCTCGCCGGTGTGTGCGAAAGCGCAGGGGATCCACACACGAGGACTACCAGAG CTCTATCAGCCATGTTTGACACACACAACCAGCCGTCAGTGGACGCGTACATCCCTCAGAGagtctcttcctccatctctctcagaTCTCGTTCTGACAGACCTCCTTGGT ACAGCAGCGGTCCATCCAGCACAGTATCCAGCGCTGGACCATCCTCTCCCACTACAGCTGACACTTCCCCACGCTTCAGCTTCAGTGATAAGATCTCCCTCACCCCTCAGAGCAGCGAGGAAACTCACTCCTCCCAAAACATTTCCACTCAGCCAGTGGCTGCCGTCGGGTTACAAGTCCTTGACCCAACTTGCCTTGCTATTTCAATCCCCTCTGAAGTCCCTCTGACTCCAAATAACTCACCAGAGGATGATGCTGAGCACTGCGCTGTTACTGGTCACCAGCCTGATGATCCTGAATGCacacaggaagggccagaggtGGATTCTGCAGCCGTGGATGCCTCCAGCGGTGATCTGGGCCCGGGACCGCCCTGCTCTGCGTTAGCTGATCTCACACTGGGTCGGATGGAGAGTTACTGCCTCCCAGGCTCTCTGCCTGTGCTGTTGGAGCtcagagagagcagcagtgagGCGGGCTCCAGCTCCCTGACACCCCAGTCTCCAGAGGGGCCTGACGAGTTCTTTGACACTCAGGAGTCGATGGAATTGTGGATGGACAGTCCAGAAAGCCTCCCCCGTCCTGAGACTCCTCTAGAGGTCGGAGCCACTCGCACAGCAGAGCCGTAG